One Mycolicibacterium sarraceniae genomic window carries:
- the ggh gene encoding glucosylglycerate hydrolase yields the protein MAFDPSFGPTQLAARAAYLLRGNDLGVMTSAAPLLYPHMWSWDAAFVAVGLAPLSVERAVVELDTLLSAQWANGMIPHIVFANGVDGYFPGPARWATSALAANAPRTRHTSGITQPPVHAIAVQRILDRARTRGRSTRAVAEAFLDRRWADLVRWHRWLAEARDQDGHGRITLYHGWESGMDNSPRWDSAYANVIPGVIPEYQREDNHIVTDASQRPSDTEYDRYLWLLEEMKSVRYEDDLLPKVMSFAVEDVFVSAIFAVACDVLANIGEDYKRPHADVRDLYSWAERFRTGVVETSDGRTGAARDFDVKSGKWIATETAAQFAPLLCGGLPHDRERALLRILEGPRFCGHPDLKYSVIPSTSPVSKDFRPREYWRGPVWPVLTWLFSWAFARRGWSERSLLLRQEGLRQASDGTFAEYYEPFTGEPLGSMQQSWTAAAVLDWLG from the coding sequence GTGGCATTCGACCCGAGTTTCGGCCCGACGCAGCTGGCGGCCCGCGCGGCGTACCTCCTGCGCGGCAACGACCTGGGTGTGATGACCTCCGCCGCCCCGCTGCTCTACCCCCACATGTGGAGTTGGGATGCGGCATTCGTCGCGGTCGGTCTGGCTCCGCTGAGCGTGGAACGTGCGGTGGTCGAACTCGACACGCTGCTGTCGGCGCAGTGGGCCAACGGGATGATCCCGCACATCGTGTTCGCCAACGGGGTCGACGGGTACTTCCCCGGTCCGGCTCGGTGGGCCACCTCCGCGCTGGCGGCCAACGCCCCGCGCACCCGGCACACCTCGGGGATCACCCAGCCGCCGGTGCACGCGATCGCGGTGCAGCGCATCCTCGATCGGGCGCGCACCCGAGGGCGATCGACCAGGGCTGTCGCCGAGGCATTCCTGGACCGGCGGTGGGCGGATCTGGTGCGCTGGCATCGCTGGCTGGCCGAGGCTCGCGATCAGGACGGGCATGGCCGGATCACGCTGTACCACGGCTGGGAATCCGGGATGGACAACTCGCCGCGGTGGGATTCCGCCTACGCCAACGTGATTCCCGGCGTCATCCCGGAGTATCAGCGCGAGGACAATCACATCGTCACCGACGCCAGCCAGCGTCCCTCCGATACCGAGTACGACCGCTACCTGTGGCTGCTCGAAGAGATGAAATCCGTTCGCTACGAAGACGATCTGCTGCCCAAGGTGATGAGCTTCGCCGTCGAGGACGTCTTCGTGTCGGCGATCTTCGCGGTGGCCTGCGATGTGCTGGCCAATATCGGCGAGGACTACAAGCGGCCCCATGCCGATGTTCGCGACCTGTATTCGTGGGCTGAGCGGTTCCGCACCGGCGTCGTCGAGACGTCTGACGGAAGGACCGGAGCGGCAAGGGATTTCGATGTCAAATCGGGCAAGTGGATCGCGACGGAGACCGCCGCGCAGTTCGCGCCGCTGCTATGCGGCGGGCTGCCGCATGATCGCGAACGTGCACTGTTGCGAATCCTGGAGGGGCCGCGGTTCTGCGGTCATCCGGATCTGAAGTATTCGGTGATCCCGTCGACGTCCCCGGTTTCCAAGGACTTCCGGCCGCGCGAGTACTGGCGTGGCCCGGTGTGGCCGGTGCTGACGTGGTTGTTCTCCTGGGCGTTCGCGCGCCGGGGCTGGTCGGAACGGTCGCTGCTGTTACGTCAGGAGGGTCTTCGGCAGGCCAGCGACGGTACGTTCGCCGAGTACTACGAACCGTTCACCGGTGAACCGCTGGGCAGCATGCAACAGTCTTGGACCGCTGCCGCGGTCCTCGACTGGCTGGGTTGA
- a CDS encoding SDR family oxidoreductase, whose translation MPTALITGAGGGIGSAIAEALAPTHTLLLAGRPSARLDAVAARLGAPTWPFDLTDHDAIEAAAEPLAELDVLVHNAGVSHPGRFDESIPEQWRSCFEVNVTGPVALTLALLPALRAARGHVVFINSGAGLNASPGLAAYSASKFAQRAFADSLRADEPSLRVTSVHPGRVATEMQEDLVAYEGGQYDPAKYLKASTVARVVADVIAAPPDAHTHQVVVRPR comes from the coding sequence GTGCCGACAGCATTGATCACCGGGGCGGGTGGCGGAATCGGTTCGGCGATCGCCGAGGCGCTGGCTCCCACACACACGCTGCTGCTGGCGGGCCGGCCGTCTGCCCGGCTCGACGCCGTCGCCGCCCGCCTCGGCGCTCCTACCTGGCCCTTCGACCTCACTGACCACGATGCGATCGAGGCCGCCGCCGAGCCGCTGGCCGAGCTCGACGTGCTCGTCCACAACGCGGGTGTCTCGCATCCCGGGCGGTTCGACGAGTCGATACCCGAGCAGTGGCGGTCGTGTTTCGAAGTCAACGTCACCGGGCCCGTCGCCCTCACGCTGGCGCTACTACCGGCACTGCGGGCCGCCCGCGGGCACGTCGTCTTCATCAACTCCGGCGCCGGCCTCAACGCCTCGCCGGGGCTGGCGGCTTACTCGGCGAGCAAGTTCGCGCAGCGCGCGTTCGCCGACTCGCTGCGTGCCGATGAACCCAGCCTGCGGGTCACCAGCGTGCATCCCGGACGGGTCGCCACCGAGATGCAGGAGGATCTGGTCGCCTACGAAGGCGGCCAGTACGACCCGGCGAAATACCTCAAGGCCTCGACGGTCGCCCGGGTCGTCGCCGACGTGATCGCCGCTCCGCCCGACGCACACACCCATCAGGTGGTGGTCCGCCCGCGCTGA
- the leuS gene encoding leucine--tRNA ligase: protein MTESPTAAPADPDGSDSDVPRHRYTAELAGRIERDWQENWQSWGTFNVPNPVGSLAPADGAAVPDDKMFVQDMFPYPSGEGLHVGHPLGYIATDVYARYFRMTGRNVLHALGFDAFGLPAEQYAIQTGTHPRIRTEANIVNFRRQLGRLGLGHDRRRSFSTTDVDFYKWTQWIFLEIYNAWFDTDQNKARPIADLVTEFASGARSLDDGRAWSALSAGERADVIDGHRLVYLSDSLVNWCPGLGTVLANEEVTSEGRSERGNYPVFRKRLRQWMMRITAYSDRLLDDLEVLEWPDKVKAMQRNWIGRSTGASALFGVDGTDIEVFTTRPDTLFGATYLVLAPEHDLVDTLAAAQWPDGVDARWTSGAANPVEAVAAYRRSIAAKSDLERQENKTKTGVFLGAYATNPANGHQVPIFIADYVLAGYGTGAIMAVPGHDQRDWEFANAFALPILEVIAGGDVSEGAYTGDGALVNSGYLDGLSVADAKQAITERLEADGRGHARVEYKLRDWLFARQRYWGEPFPIVYDADGRAHPLPDAALPVELPAITDYAPVHVDPEDADSEPSPPLNKATEWVHVELDLGDGLRSYTRDTNVMPQWAGSSWYELRYADPHNSEEFCAKENEAYWMGPRPAEHGATDPGGVDLYVGGVEHAVLHLLYSRFWHKVLYDLGHVSSREPYRRLVNQGYIQAFAYTDSRGSYVPAADVVERDGTFLLPGADGEIEVFQEFGKIGKSLKNSISPDEICDGYGADTLRVYEMSMGPLEASRPWATKDVVGAHRFLQRVWRLVVDESTGEARVSEYEALDEDTLRLLHRTIAGVSEDYAGLRNNTAAAKLIEYTNHLTKEGIGARAALEPLVLMVAPLSPHLAEELWKRLGHPKSLAHGPFPVADPQYLVTDTVEYPVQVNGKVRGRITVAADADKASVEASALADEKVQAFLAGATPKKVIVVPGRLVNLVV, encoded by the coding sequence GTGACCGAATCGCCGACCGCCGCACCTGCGGACCCTGACGGCTCCGATAGCGATGTGCCGCGGCACCGCTACACCGCCGAGCTGGCCGGGCGGATCGAGCGGGACTGGCAGGAGAACTGGCAATCGTGGGGCACGTTCAACGTGCCCAATCCGGTCGGCTCGCTGGCCCCCGCCGACGGCGCGGCCGTGCCCGACGACAAGATGTTCGTCCAGGACATGTTCCCCTACCCCTCGGGTGAGGGCCTGCACGTCGGGCACCCGCTGGGCTACATCGCCACCGACGTCTACGCGCGCTACTTCCGGATGACCGGCCGCAATGTGCTGCACGCGTTGGGCTTCGATGCTTTCGGGCTGCCCGCCGAGCAGTACGCGATCCAGACCGGCACCCACCCGCGGATCCGCACCGAGGCCAATATCGTCAACTTCCGTCGGCAGCTGGGCCGCCTGGGCCTCGGGCACGACCGGCGGCGCAGCTTCTCGACCACCGATGTCGACTTCTACAAGTGGACGCAGTGGATCTTCCTAGAGATCTACAACGCCTGGTTCGACACCGACCAGAACAAAGCCCGTCCGATCGCGGACCTGGTGACCGAATTCGCCAGCGGCGCACGCAGTCTCGATGACGGCCGGGCGTGGTCGGCATTGTCGGCCGGGGAGCGCGCCGACGTGATCGACGGCCACCGGCTGGTCTACCTGTCCGATTCGCTGGTGAACTGGTGTCCCGGGCTGGGTACGGTGCTGGCCAATGAGGAGGTCACCTCCGAGGGCCGCAGCGAGCGGGGCAACTACCCGGTGTTCCGGAAACGGTTGCGGCAGTGGATGATGCGCATTACCGCCTACTCCGACCGGCTGCTCGACGATCTCGAGGTGCTGGAGTGGCCGGACAAGGTCAAGGCCATGCAGCGCAACTGGATCGGCCGCTCCACCGGTGCGTCAGCATTGTTCGGGGTCGACGGTACCGATATCGAGGTATTCACCACCCGGCCTGACACCCTGTTCGGCGCCACCTACCTGGTGCTGGCGCCCGAGCACGACCTGGTCGACACCCTGGCCGCCGCCCAGTGGCCCGACGGTGTGGACGCGCGGTGGACATCGGGTGCGGCTAACCCGGTCGAGGCCGTGGCCGCCTACCGGCGTTCGATCGCCGCAAAGTCCGACCTGGAACGTCAGGAGAACAAGACCAAGACCGGGGTGTTCCTCGGCGCGTACGCGACCAATCCGGCTAACGGTCACCAGGTGCCGATCTTCATTGCCGACTACGTGCTGGCCGGCTACGGCACCGGTGCGATCATGGCCGTGCCCGGTCATGACCAGCGGGACTGGGAGTTCGCGAATGCATTCGCACTGCCCATCTTGGAAGTCATTGCCGGGGGCGATGTTTCGGAGGGCGCCTATACCGGCGACGGCGCGCTGGTGAACTCGGGCTACCTCGACGGGCTGAGTGTCGCAGACGCCAAGCAGGCGATCACCGAGCGGCTGGAGGCCGACGGCCGCGGCCACGCCCGGGTCGAATACAAGCTTCGGGATTGGCTTTTCGCGCGTCAGCGGTACTGGGGCGAGCCGTTTCCGATTGTCTACGACGCCGACGGGCGAGCTCATCCGCTGCCCGACGCGGCGCTGCCGGTGGAGCTGCCCGCTATCACCGACTACGCGCCGGTGCACGTCGATCCCGAGGATGCCGACAGTGAGCCGTCACCGCCGCTGAACAAAGCCACCGAGTGGGTGCACGTCGAGTTGGACCTGGGCGATGGCCTGCGGTCCTACACTCGCGATACCAACGTGATGCCGCAGTGGGCAGGAAGCTCCTGGTACGAGCTGCGCTACGCCGATCCGCACAACTCAGAAGAGTTCTGCGCCAAGGAGAACGAGGCCTACTGGATGGGGCCGCGACCCGCGGAGCACGGCGCGACCGACCCTGGCGGGGTGGATCTGTACGTGGGCGGCGTCGAACATGCCGTGCTGCACCTGCTGTATTCGCGGTTCTGGCACAAGGTTCTTTACGACCTCGGCCACGTCAGTTCGCGGGAGCCTTACCGGCGCTTGGTGAACCAGGGTTATATCCAGGCGTTCGCGTATACCGATTCTCGTGGCTCCTACGTTCCGGCCGCCGACGTCGTCGAGCGTGACGGCACGTTCCTCCTGCCCGGTGCCGACGGGGAGATCGAGGTCTTTCAGGAGTTCGGCAAGATCGGCAAGAGCCTGAAGAATTCGATCTCGCCGGACGAGATCTGCGACGGCTACGGTGCCGACACGCTTCGGGTTTACGAGATGTCGATGGGTCCGCTGGAGGCGTCGCGGCCGTGGGCGACCAAGGACGTCGTCGGCGCACACCGGTTTCTGCAGCGGGTGTGGCGACTGGTGGTCGACGAATCCACCGGCGAGGCAAGGGTTTCCGAGTACGAAGCGTTGGACGAGGACACCCTGCGGTTGCTGCACCGCACGATCGCGGGGGTGTCGGAGGATTACGCGGGCCTGCGGAACAACACCGCTGCGGCCAAGCTCATCGAGTACACCAATCACCTCACCAAGGAGGGCATCGGCGCGCGCGCGGCGCTGGAGCCGCTGGTGCTGATGGTGGCCCCGCTCTCACCGCACCTGGCTGAGGAACTCTGGAAGCGGCTAGGTCATCCGAAGTCGTTGGCGCACGGCCCCTTCCCGGTGGCCGACCCGCAGTATCTGGTGACCGACACCGTCGAGTACCCGGTCCAGGTCAACGGCAAGGTCCGCGGCCGCATCACGGTTGCCGCCGATGCCGACAAGGCGAGCGTGGAGGCCAGCGCGCTGGCGGATGAGAAGGTGCAGGCGTTCCTGGCCGGTGCCACCCCGAAGAAGGTCATCGTGGTGCCCGGCCGCCTGGTCAACCTCGTCGTCTAG
- a CDS encoding LpqN/LpqT family lipoprotein, which produces MMTIARNWRVVIGGVAAGTAAVLGFTGASASADPALPLPPAPVTVTQTVTVAPEVAGANAVPAAGQVVAPQPGVVQQAAAPAIPAAAPETLVPATSGTLADFFQEKGVKMEPQKAAGFTGLNLVLPMPRGWSVVPDPNVPDAFTVLADRLGGDGLYTSNAQLTVHKLVGNFDPKDAITHGYVDSQQLTAWQATDASMADFNGFPSSIIEGTYRENDMTLNTSRRHVIVASGPDRYLVSLFVTTAANQVVATADATDAIVNGFKVTSPAPPPPPAAPAPDPAYPLAALLPPPAPADPLAQH; this is translated from the coding sequence ATGATGACGATTGCCCGTAATTGGCGGGTGGTAATTGGTGGTGTGGCTGCAGGGACAGCCGCCGTCCTCGGATTCACCGGCGCCAGCGCCTCCGCCGACCCGGCCCTTCCCCTGCCGCCGGCTCCCGTCACCGTCACCCAGACCGTCACCGTTGCCCCCGAGGTCGCGGGTGCCAACGCCGTCCCGGCCGCCGGCCAGGTCGTCGCGCCCCAGCCGGGCGTCGTCCAGCAGGCCGCAGCCCCCGCGATTCCCGCCGCCGCGCCGGAGACTCTGGTCCCCGCCACATCCGGCACGCTCGCTGACTTCTTCCAGGAGAAGGGCGTGAAGATGGAGCCGCAGAAGGCGGCCGGCTTCACCGGACTCAACTTGGTGCTGCCCATGCCGCGCGGCTGGAGCGTCGTCCCCGACCCCAACGTGCCCGACGCGTTCACCGTGTTGGCCGACCGCCTCGGCGGTGACGGGCTCTACACCTCCAACGCCCAGCTGACGGTCCACAAGCTGGTCGGCAACTTCGACCCGAAGGACGCCATCACCCACGGCTACGTCGACAGCCAGCAGCTCACGGCGTGGCAGGCTACCGACGCGTCGATGGCCGATTTCAACGGCTTCCCCTCGTCGATCATCGAAGGCACCTACCGCGAGAACGATATGACGCTGAACACCTCGCGCCGCCACGTGATCGTCGCGTCCGGACCCGACCGCTACCTGGTCTCGCTGTTCGTGACCACCGCGGCCAACCAGGTGGTCGCCACTGCCGACGCCACCGACGCGATCGTGAACGGCTTCAAGGTCACGTCCCCGGCGCCCCCGCCGCCGCCTGCCGCCCCGGCACCCGATCCGGCGTACCCGCTGGCAGCGCTCTTGCCGCCACCAGCTCCCGCGGATCCGCTCGCGCAGCACTGA
- a CDS encoding YqgE/AlgH family protein codes for MSQHEDPEDFVAPASNRVRPGTLLLANTDLLEPTFRRSVIYVVEHNDGGTLGVVLNRPSETAVYNVLPQWATLAAKPKTMFIGGPVKRDAALCLGTLRVGTDPQGMPGLRHVAGRMVMVDLDADPELIAPAVEGVRVFAGYSGWTIGQLEGEIQRDDWIVLSALPSDVLVEQRVDLWSRVLRRQPLPLSMLATHPIDVSRN; via the coding sequence GTGTCACAGCACGAGGACCCCGAAGATTTCGTGGCGCCCGCGTCGAACAGGGTGCGGCCCGGGACCCTGCTGTTGGCCAACACCGATCTCTTGGAGCCGACGTTTCGTCGCAGCGTGATCTACGTCGTCGAGCACAATGACGGCGGCACGCTGGGTGTGGTGCTCAACCGCCCGAGCGAGACCGCCGTTTACAACGTGTTGCCGCAGTGGGCGACGTTGGCCGCCAAGCCCAAGACGATGTTCATCGGCGGGCCGGTGAAGCGCGACGCCGCGCTGTGCCTGGGCACCCTGCGGGTCGGCACCGATCCACAGGGCATGCCCGGGCTGCGGCACGTCGCCGGCCGGATGGTGATGGTGGACCTCGATGCCGACCCCGAGCTGATCGCCCCGGCCGTCGAGGGGGTTCGGGTTTTCGCCGGCTATTCCGGCTGGACCATCGGCCAGTTGGAAGGTGAGATCCAGCGCGACGACTGGATCGTATTGTCCGCGTTGCCTTCTGATGTGCTGGTCGAACAGCGGGTGGATCTCTGGTCGCGGGTGTTGCGACGCCAGCCGCTGCCGCTGTCGATGCTGGCCACCCACCCGATCGACGTCAGCCGGAACTGA
- a CDS encoding MFS transporter — MVDSRASGSLWRSVRSLPEFWRLLELRTASQFGDGLFQAGLAGGLLFNPERAASPWAVAGAFAVLFLPYSIVGPFAGALLDRWDRRTVLVAANLARLVLVISVAGLLAVGAGDMTVLCGALILNGFSRFVTSGLSAALPHVVPPEQVVTMNSVATATGATATFLGANFMLLPRWLFGSGDTGAATTMALVAVPVAIAFLLSLRFPRHQLGPDDTARAVHGSVLYAVATGWLYGARAVAATPTVAATLSGLASHRMVFGINTLLVLVIVRHTDTARVAVAGLGTAVVFVAATGGGAFLANICTPMAIKRWGRYATANGALACAALIQLAGATLQLAVMLGCGFLLGLAGQMVKLCADVAMQIDVDDALRGHVFAVQDSVFWVSFILATTLAAGVIPADGHSPALALSGSAIYLVGLAAHAIVGRRRQRGI, encoded by the coding sequence ATGGTCGACAGCCGCGCATCCGGTTCGCTTTGGCGGTCGGTGCGCAGCCTGCCCGAGTTCTGGCGGCTGCTGGAGCTTCGGACCGCAAGCCAGTTCGGTGACGGCCTCTTTCAGGCCGGTCTGGCCGGTGGGCTGTTGTTCAACCCGGAGCGGGCCGCCAGCCCGTGGGCGGTGGCAGGCGCGTTCGCAGTGCTGTTCCTGCCGTACTCGATCGTCGGGCCCTTCGCGGGCGCACTGCTGGACCGCTGGGACCGCCGCACGGTCCTCGTGGCGGCCAACCTCGCACGGCTGGTGTTGGTGATCAGCGTGGCGGGGCTGCTGGCGGTGGGCGCCGGCGATATGACCGTGCTCTGCGGGGCGCTGATCCTCAACGGGTTCAGCCGGTTCGTCACCTCCGGGCTGTCAGCGGCGCTGCCGCATGTCGTGCCGCCCGAGCAGGTCGTGACGATGAATTCCGTCGCCACCGCGACCGGAGCCACCGCCACCTTCCTCGGCGCGAACTTCATGCTGCTGCCCCGCTGGTTGTTCGGCTCTGGCGATACCGGCGCGGCCACGACCATGGCGCTGGTGGCCGTTCCCGTCGCGATCGCGTTCCTGCTGTCGCTGCGGTTCCCCCGCCACCAGTTGGGACCCGACGACACCGCACGCGCCGTGCACGGGTCGGTCCTCTATGCGGTGGCTACCGGCTGGCTGTACGGTGCCCGCGCGGTGGCGGCCACCCCCACCGTCGCGGCCACCCTGTCCGGTCTGGCCAGCCACCGCATGGTGTTCGGGATCAACACCCTGCTGGTGCTGGTCATCGTGCGGCACACCGATACTGCGAGGGTCGCCGTCGCAGGCCTGGGCACCGCTGTCGTGTTCGTCGCGGCCACGGGTGGCGGCGCGTTCCTGGCCAACATCTGCACCCCGATGGCGATCAAGCGCTGGGGCCGGTATGCGACCGCCAACGGTGCGCTGGCGTGTGCGGCGCTCATCCAACTGGCCGGTGCCACACTGCAGTTGGCGGTGATGCTCGGATGCGGTTTCCTGCTGGGACTGGCCGGCCAGATGGTCAAACTGTGCGCCGACGTCGCCATGCAGATCGACGTCGACGACGCGCTTCGCGGCCACGTTTTCGCGGTACAGGACTCGGTGTTCTGGGTGTCATTCATCCTGGCGACGACGCTGGCGGCTGGGGTGATCCCGGCCGACGGCCATTCCCCAGCGCTGGCGCTTTCCGGCTCGGCGATCTATCTGGTCGGCTTGGCGGCGCACGCGATTGTGGGCCGGCGCAGGCAACGCGGGATCTAG
- a CDS encoding TIGR03084 family metal-binding protein — translation MVPADPIVDDLRDESDALDALVAPLDPTGWAQPTPAPGWTIAHQIGHLLWTDRTSLTSITDETAFRDVLAASWADPLGFVDKAAEEVALSAPDELLAQWRQTRTALHTALRGVTEGRKLLWFGPPMRAASMATARLMETWAHGLDVADALGTVPQPTSRLKSIAHLGVRTRDFAFSVHQLTPPTEPFHVDLTAPDGTHWTWGPEDATQRVTGSAMDFCCLVTQRRNRAQIDVVAHGADAARWLEIAQAFAGPPGMGR, via the coding sequence ATGGTTCCCGCAGACCCGATCGTCGACGACCTGCGCGACGAGAGCGACGCCCTCGACGCCCTCGTCGCACCGCTGGACCCGACCGGCTGGGCCCAGCCGACCCCCGCGCCCGGCTGGACAATCGCCCACCAGATCGGCCATCTGCTGTGGACCGATCGCACATCGCTCACCTCGATTACCGACGAAACCGCATTCCGCGACGTACTGGCGGCGTCCTGGGCCGACCCCCTGGGCTTCGTCGACAAGGCCGCCGAAGAGGTGGCCCTGAGCGCGCCCGATGAGCTGTTGGCGCAGTGGCGGCAGACCCGCACCGCACTGCACACCGCGCTGCGCGGGGTGACCGAAGGACGCAAGCTGCTGTGGTTCGGGCCGCCGATGAGAGCGGCGTCGATGGCCACCGCGCGATTGATGGAAACCTGGGCGCATGGTCTCGACGTCGCCGACGCCCTCGGCACCGTCCCGCAGCCCACAAGCCGGCTGAAGTCGATCGCCCATCTCGGTGTGCGGACCCGTGATTTCGCGTTCTCGGTGCACCAGCTGACCCCACCCACCGAACCGTTCCACGTCGACCTGACCGCACCCGACGGAACCCATTGGACATGGGGTCCCGAGGACGCCACTCAGCGCGTCACCGGCTCCGCGATGGACTTCTGTTGTCTGGTCACACAGCGACGCAACCGGGCCCAGATCGACGTTGTCGCACACGGCGCCGACGCCGCGCGGTGGCTAGAAATCGCCCAAGCTTTCGCCGGTCCTCCCGGCATGGGCAGATAG
- a CDS encoding pullulanase: MDYCLGSGDGTATMFSGQAAVDVDGDGDLDGVRLDIDGDGVFDDALADFDDDGLADHAALDVGIAGVPARLYTDDGSGAWALTPAGSGGGPLRWFGLDGVEHTSSGAVDFDGDGRPDRLLDVDRDGLADRVLRAGAAGGFDKGYVDTDGDGRWDLTLVDADGDGGADDASPV, from the coding sequence ATGGACTACTGCCTGGGATCTGGCGACGGGACGGCGACGATGTTCAGCGGCCAGGCCGCGGTGGATGTCGACGGCGACGGTGATCTCGACGGGGTGCGTCTGGATATCGACGGTGACGGCGTGTTCGATGACGCATTGGCCGACTTCGATGACGACGGCCTGGCCGATCACGCCGCGCTCGATGTCGGCATCGCAGGCGTTCCAGCGCGTCTGTACACCGACGACGGATCTGGCGCCTGGGCGCTCACGCCGGCGGGCTCCGGTGGCGGGCCGCTGCGGTGGTTCGGCCTGGACGGTGTCGAACACACCTCAAGTGGCGCAGTCGATTTCGATGGAGACGGCCGGCCGGATCGGTTACTGGATGTGGACCGTGACGGGCTGGCCGACCGGGTGTTGCGGGCCGGGGCGGCCGGCGGTTTCGATAAGGGCTACGTCGACACCGACGGCGACGGCCGGTGGGATCTCACATTGGTCGACGCCGACGGTGACGGCGGTGCCGATGACGCCAGCCCGGTGTAA
- a CDS encoding CCA tRNA nucleotidyltransferase, with the protein MSEATHDVELLAQALVALNRHGGVLRDIGGRFATAGHELYLVGGSVRDAVLGRLTTDLDFTTDARPEVVQKIVRPWADALWDTGIDFGTIGVGKGEDRLEITTFRADSYDQVSRNPQVNYGDRLEDDLVRRDFTVNAMAVRITADGPGEFIDPLGGLTAVRGRILDTPAAPEVSFGDDPLRMLRAARFVSQLRFDVSDRVRRAIVEMAPQLGRITVERAAVELDKLLLGVDPVAGLDLMVQTGLGDVVLPEIGGMQMAIDEHHQHKDVYQHSLTVLRQAMELEEEGLPDLVLRWAALLHDIGKPATRRHEPDGGVSFHHHEVVGAKMVRKRMRALKYSKQMVDDVSQLVYLHLRFHGYGDGKWTDSAVRRYVADAGPLLPRLHKLVRADCTTRNKRRAARLQGNYDQLETRIAELSAKEDLARVRPDLDGNEIMRLLGIPAGPQVGQAWNFLKELRLDRGPLEHDDAVAELLAWWNERNPKGDPGV; encoded by the coding sequence GTGTCCGAAGCCACCCACGATGTCGAGCTGCTCGCGCAGGCCCTCGTCGCCCTCAACCGACACGGTGGGGTGCTGCGCGATATCGGTGGCCGGTTCGCTACGGCGGGCCATGAGCTCTACCTCGTCGGCGGCAGTGTGCGCGACGCCGTGCTGGGCCGGCTGACCACGGACCTCGATTTCACCACCGATGCCCGGCCGGAAGTTGTTCAGAAGATTGTGCGGCCCTGGGCCGATGCGTTGTGGGATACCGGTATCGATTTCGGCACGATCGGCGTGGGCAAGGGCGAGGATCGGCTGGAGATCACCACGTTCCGCGCTGACAGCTATGACCAGGTGTCGCGCAACCCACAGGTCAACTACGGCGACCGGCTCGAGGACGATCTGGTGCGCCGAGATTTCACCGTCAACGCGATGGCGGTGCGTATCACCGCCGACGGGCCCGGCGAGTTCATCGATCCACTCGGCGGTCTGACGGCAGTGCGTGGTCGGATTCTGGACACTCCGGCGGCACCGGAGGTGTCATTCGGTGACGACCCGCTGCGGATGCTGCGCGCGGCGCGGTTCGTCTCGCAGCTGCGGTTCGATGTGTCCGACCGGGTTAGGCGCGCGATCGTGGAGATGGCGCCGCAGCTGGGGCGGATCACCGTCGAACGGGCGGCCGTCGAGCTGGACAAGCTGCTCCTGGGCGTAGACCCCGTCGCCGGCCTGGATCTGATGGTGCAGACCGGGCTCGGTGATGTGGTGCTGCCTGAGATCGGCGGTATGCAGATGGCCATCGACGAACACCATCAGCACAAGGACGTGTACCAGCATTCGTTGACGGTGCTGCGGCAGGCGATGGAGCTGGAAGAAGAGGGACTGCCGGATCTGGTCCTTCGCTGGGCTGCGCTGCTGCACGACATCGGTAAGCCGGCCACCCGCCGCCACGAGCCCGACGGCGGGGTGAGCTTCCATCACCATGAGGTGGTCGGCGCCAAGATGGTCCGCAAGCGGATGCGGGCGCTCAAGTACTCCAAGCAGATGGTCGACGACGTGTCGCAGCTGGTGTATCTGCACCTGCGGTTCCACGGATACGGCGACGGCAAGTGGACCGACTCGGCGGTGCGCCGCTACGTGGCCGACGCCGGACCGCTCCTGCCCAGGCTGCACAAGCTGGTTCGCGCCGACTGCACGACCCGCAACAAGCGGCGGGCGGCCCGGCTGCAGGGCAACTACGACCAACTTGAGACCCGGATCGCCGAGCTGAGCGCCAAGGAGGATCTGGCGCGGGTGCGCCCGGATCTGGATGGCAACGAGATAATGCGACTGCTCGGCATCCCCGCCGGGCCCCAGGTGGGCCAGGCGTGGAACTTCCTCAAGGAGCTGCGCCTGGATCGCGGGCCGCTCGAGCACGATGATGCCGTCGCCGAATTGCTGGCGTGGTGGAATGAGCGGAACCCGAAGGGCGATCCCGGCGTCTGA